Within the Saccharomonospora amisosensis genome, the region TCGGCCCTGCCGCCGTAGTTCACGCACATCGTCATGTTGAGTCGAGTGTTGTGTTTGGTCTTCTCCTCGGCGGCCTGCAACTCCTTGACCACGCTTTGCCACAACCGGGGCTTGCGCCCTGCCCAGCGGATGCGCACGCCGATGGAGCCGAGGTAGTCGACCTGCCTGCGGATCGTGTCACGGTTGAAGCCCATCAGAAAGCGCACCTCCTCCGGACTGCGCTTCCAGTTCTCGGTGGAGAAGGCGTAGACCGACAGCCACTTGACTCCCAACTCCACAGCGCCGCTGGCGACATCGATCATCACCGCCTCACCGCGCTTGTGCCCCTCGATGCGGGGCAACCCTCGCTGGTTCGCCCACCGACCGTTGCCGTCCATCACCAGGGCCACATGATTGGGCACCAGTTCCGGTGGAATTCGCGGCGGGCGCGCCCCCGACGGATGCGGGTCAGGCTCCCGCAACTCCATCCGCGGTTTCGCGGCCTCGCGTCCCCTGCGCCGCACGTGTTACCTCCGTATCGCCGGACACCGGGTCCGACCCTAACCTGCCCGTGATCGGGGCCTCGCGGGCACGGCGTTCCACGAGCGGCAGCGACTTCAACTGCCGCTCCAGATGCCACTGCAGGTGCGCCGCGACAAGGCCGCTGACATCGCGCCGGACACCCGCGGCGCTCTCCTCCGCCACCGGCCAGTCACCGTGCAACAGCGCGGCGAGCAGCACCAGTACCTCCGGCGACGGGTGCACGGAACCGGGAACCCGGCAGCGCGCGCACAGCGAACCGCCCGCCTGTATGTTGAACGCCCCGTGCGGTCCAGGCTCGCCGCAGCGGGCGCACTCGGTGATGGCCGGTGCCCACCCCGCGAACGACATCGCACGCAGGAAGAAGGCGTCCAGCACCAGCGAGGCGTCTCGCTGCCCGCCAGCCAGTGCTCGCAAAGCACCGGTGACCAGCAAGTACAGCTTCAGCACCGGCTCGCCTTCCTCGGCGGTCAGCCGGTCGGCGGTTTCGGTGATCGCGCTGGCGGCCGTGTAACGCTGGTAGTCGCCGACGATCGGCAACGCGAACGCGTCCACCGTCTCGACCTGCGTGATCACGTCGAGCGTGCGTCCGGTGTAGAACTGCACGTCCACGTGCCCGAACGGTTCCAGCCTCGCCCCGAACCGGGAGGTGGTCCGCCGCACTCCCTTGGCAACCGCGCGCACCTTGCCGTGCCTGCGGGTCAGCAGCGTGATGATGCGATCGGCTTCCCCGAGCTTGTGCACCCGCAGCACCACGCCGGTGTCCCGATAGAGACTCACCCGTTCAGTTTCCCACGTGCGCCGAGGCCCTTCAGCAGCGTCGGAGCAGCACTTCGGCGAACGGTTCGCTAGAAACCCAGCTTGCGCAGTTGCTTGGGGTCGCGCTGCCAGTCCTTGGCCACCTTGACGTGCAGGTCGAGGTACACCCTGCTACCCAGCAGCGCCTCGATGTGTCTGCGCGCCTTGGCCCCGACCTCTTTCAGCCGCGCCCCTCGGTGCCCGAGAACTATGCCCTTCTGGCTGGGCCGCTCCACGTACAGGTGCGCGTATACGTCCACCAGGTCGTCGCGGCCCTCGCGGGGGTGCATCTCCTCGATGGTCACCGCGATGGAGTGCGGCAACTCGTCGCGCACGCCTTCCAGCGCCGCCTCCCTGATCAGCTCGGCGACCAGCGTCTGCTCCGGTTCATCGGTAAGGTCACCGCCCGGATACAACTGCGGGCCCTCGGGAAGCCGGGCCACCAGCAGGTCGGCGAGCTTGTCGACCTGGAAGCCGTCGACTGCGGATACGGGCACCAGGTCGGCGAAGTCCATCACCTCCTGCAGCGCGACGAGTTGCTCCGCGACGCGCTCCGGGGTGACGAGGTCGGTCTTGGTGACGATGCCGAGCACCGGGGTCCTTCGCGCGATCTTGGCCAGTTCGCCCGCGATGAACCGGTCACCCGGACCGACCCGCTCGTCGGCGGGCACGCAGAATCCGACGACGTCCACCTCCGACCACGTGGAACGCACCAGGTCGTTGAGCCGCTGGCCGAGCAGCGTCCTCGGCCGGTGCAGACCGGGCGTGTCGACGATGATGAGCTGGGCGTCCTCACGGTGCACGATGCCCCTGATCGCGTGCCGGGTCGTCTGCGGCTTGCTCGAAGTGATCGCGATCTTGGAACCGACCAGCGCGTTGGTCAGCGTGGACTTGCCCGCGTTGGGCCTGCCGACGAAGCACGCGAAACCCGAGCGGTGCACCGCTGTCCCGGTCGCGTCATGCCCGGTCGCCTCTGCGGTGCCTGGCCCGGCCGTGCCCCCCTCGCTGATACGACTACCTTCGTTCATGGCCGGGACCTCCGGGGAACGCTTTGTTCGCTTGTCCTGCGAGGACTGTCGTGAGACGGCGTCCCTGGAGGTTTCAGCCGGAGGCTTGTCATCTCGGAAGGTGTCGTCCCGGTGAGGACTGGTTTATCAGCACGATGCAATGCCTCCCGCTCCGGTTGTCGTGTCCATAGACGGGAAAGGAATCGACGCACTTGTTGGGAGTTGGTATCGACTGGGCGGAGTCGTTTCACGATGTCGCGCTCGGCAGACCTGATAATGGGATCGTCGAACAGTTTCGTATCGACCACACCGCGGCCGGTGTGGGCCGGTTGATCGCTCGGTGCTTGGAGTTGGAAACCGACCCGGCTGATGTGCGTGTTGTGTTGGAAACCCGGCACGGTGTATTGGTCGAGGCATTGACCGACGCGGGGTTTACCGTGTTGCCGGTCAACCCTGACCTGGTCGCCCGCCGTCGTGGCCCGGCGAAGAAGAAAGACGACGCCGAAGACGCCCGGATCTGTTGTTTGCTGGCGTTGGATCAGTTTCTGGAATTGCGGAAGTTGATCCCGCACGGCAATCTGGCTGGCGAATTGCGTTCGATCGCCCGCGATGACGAACGAGCGGCCCGGGACCAGCGGCGGCTGCTCAACCGTCTTCGCGCCGATCTGCTGGCCACTTTCCCGGCCGCGCTGACCATCGCCGGTGACGATCTGGGCAGCCCTGTCATGCTGAAACTGCTGGCCACCTGGCCCACACACGCCCAACTCGCCGGCGCCGGTACCGACGCGATCGAGTCCTTCGCGCGGTCTTCCCGACACGGCTGGCCGGACCGGTTCGCCGCCCGTGTTGCCGACGCCCTCACCGTCGAGCAACTCCCGGTTCGCGATTACCTGATCCGCGCGAAAGCCACCACAATCTCGTTGACCGCGACCCAGCTTCTCGCGTTGCGTGAGGCTCGGAAATCGTGGGAACGCCGCATGGCAGAACTGCTCCTCGGCGACACCCGGTACGGCCGCGCCAAACAACCCAGAAATCCCGATCCGGGAAAAGCGATACCGGGCGGTGACATCTACCTGAGTTTCCCCGGACTTGGGGACATCCTCGCCGCCCGGATCGCCGGAGAGATCGGGGATCACATCGAGCAATTCGACACCCCGAACGGGCTGCAATGCTACGCCGGAACCGCACCCGTAACCCGACGATCCGGCCGCAGCGAGCTCGTCATCGCCCGCCGCCTGGCCCATAACCGATATCTCGGCACCGCCGTGCACCAATGGGCCTTCTGCACCCTCACAACCTCGACCTGGGCGCGCGAGTTCTACGACCGGAAAATCACCGCCGGAAAAGCACACCACAGCGCCCTGCGCGCCCTCGCCAACCGCTGGCTGGAAATCCTCTGGCACTGCCTCACCAAAGGCATCCGCTACGACGAAGCCGTACACATACGCAACCGATCCAAAACCCTCCAAACAGCTACCGCCGCCTGAGGTTGACAGAAGGTGTCTCACCGGATGGTCTCCCGCAACTCCCCCGCCGCGTCGGCCCGCAGTATCGGCGCGTCGGGGGTCAGCTCGCGCACGGCACGCACCGACAGGTCGCCGACCGCGGCGGCGTCGGTCACCACGGCGGCCGCTTCCAGTCCCTCGGCTCCGCTGGACACCGCGGCCGCCACGGCGGCCTGCAGTGCCGTCAACTTCAGCGAAGGCAGTTCCACGGTGGCCGCCGCGTATGTGCGGCCGTCGACGTCGCGCACGGCGGCGCCTTCCTCGGCCTGCACCCGCGCCCGTGCGGAGCGCGCGAGGATGATGATCTTCTCGTCCTCGGGGTCGAGGTCAGGCATGTTCGACTCTCCTGTCGCGTTCGTCTTGCTCGTCGGTTCGGGTCGCGGTGTTCGGGCCGATCCGGTGCCCATCGGCCGTGCGGACGACAACCGTGGTGATGCGCATCCGGCCCCTGCGGTCCTTGCCACCCTCCGCCCGTAGCCGAAGGCCCTCCACCTCGGCCTCGGCGCCGGGCAGCGGTACTCGGCCGAGCCGCTGCGCCAGCAACCCGCCCACGGTTTCCACGTCGTGGTCGGACAGGTCCACCCCGAACAACTCGCCGAGATCGTCGACACCAAGCCTTGCCGACACGCGCACGACATGGTCGTCGACCACTTCCACCGGAGGGGTCTCCTCGGTGTCGGACTCGTCGGTGATCTCGCCGACGATCTCCTCGATGATGTCCTCGATGGTGAGCAGGCCCGCCGTGCCACCGTACTCGTCGACGGCGATCACCATATGGGTACGCGACACCTGCATCTCCTTCAGCAGGTTGTCCAGCCGTTTGGAGTCCGGCACGAACGTGGCCTGGCTCATCAGCTCACTCACCTGCCGCGCGGTGCCCCCGTCAGCCATGGAGGCACCGACCAGGTCTTTCAGGTTGACGATGCCGACGATGTCGTCCACCGACTCTCCGATCACCGGCAGCCGGGTGAAACCCGTGCGCATCGACAGCGCCAGCGCCTGCCTTACCGTCTTGCCCTGCTCGATCCACACGATCTCGGTGCGCGGCACCATCACCTCACGCGCGACCGTGTCCCCCAGTTCGAACACCGAGTGGATCATCTCGCGCTCGTCGGTGCCCACAACGCCGCGTTCCCCCGCGAGATCGACCAGCTCGCGCAACTCGTCCTCGGTGGTGAACGGTCCCTCGCGGAATCCCCTGCCCGGTGTGATGGCGTTGCCGAGCACGATGAGCAGCCTGCTCAGCGGGCCAAGCACCTTACCGAGCACCCGCACCGGACCCGCTACCGCGAGACCGACGCGGTAGGGGTGCTGCCTGCCGACGGTGCGTGGACCGACGCCGACGATGACGTAGCTCACCAGCACCATGACCAGACCCGCGACCAGCACGGCCAGCCATACCTGGTCAAACCAGCGCAGGCTGACAACCGTGACGAACACGGTCGCGGTCAGCTCCGCGCCCATCCGCAGCAGCAGGAGCAGGTTGATGTGTCTGCTGCGTTCCTTCAGCACGGCCACGAGTTGCCTTGAACCGGCCCGGCCCGCACGCACCAGCCCCTCGGCGCGAGCCAGCGACGCGGTGCTTACGGCCGCGTCCGCGGCGGCGAAGCTGCCGCCCAGCAGCACCAGCAGGACGGCGACGACCAGGAAGGTGGCCGAACTGCTCACGGCGCCTCCGGCTCCGGCCTTCCGTCGAGTCCCGCAGCACCGAGCAGCCGCTCGTCGTTGTCGCGCTGCGCGTCGCGGCGCTGCACCTGGGCCACGGCCGCGCGGAAGTCGCCGAGGATGCGCTTCTGCAGCGCGAACATCTCCTGCTCCTCGGCGGGCTCCGCATGGTCGTAGCCGAGCAGATGCAGCACACCGTGCACGGTCAGCAGGTGCAACTCGTCAAGCAGCGAATGGCCCGCCGAGCGCGCCTGCTCCTTGGCGAACGCGGGGCACAGCACGATGTCGCCGAGCAACGCGGGCGAGGCCTCGGCCGCGTCGGGGCGCCGGGTGGACTCCAACTCGTCCATCGGAAACGCCATCACGTCGGTGGGCCCTGGCAGGTCCATCCAACGCTCGTGCAGTTCCTCCATCACGTCCAGTGTCACGAGCAACACCGACAACTCGGCCAGCGGGCTGACCTCCATCTGGTCGAGCGCGAACCGGGCGGCGGACACGATCGACACCTCGTCGACGTTGACCCCCGACTCGTTGGCGATCTCGATGCTCACCTGCGCCCCTGCCCACCGACCACGTGACCGTTGCCAGACGCCTCCTGCACCGCGTGCCACTTCTCGTAGGCATCGACGATGTCGCCCACCAGCTTGTGCCGCACAACGTCGTGGCTGGTGAGCGTGGCGAAGTGCAGGTCAGCGACTCCTTCGAGGATGTCACGGACAACCCGCAGCCCGCTTCGCTGCCCGCTGGGCAGGTCCACCTGCGTGATGTCGCCGGTGACCACGATCTTCGAGCCGAACCCCAGCCTGGTCAGGAACATCTTCATCTGCTCCGGCGTGGTGTTCTGCGCCTCGTCGAGGATGATGAAGGCGTCGTTGAGGGTGCGGCCACGCATGTAGGCCAGCGGGGCGATCTCGATGGTGCCCGCCTGCATGAGCCGGGGGATCGACTCCGGGTCCACCATGTCGTGCAACGCGTCGTACAGCGGCCGCAGGTATGGGTCGATCTTCTCGTACAGCGTTCCCGGCAGGAAGCCCAACCGCTCACCGGCCTCCACGGCGGGCCTGGTCAGGATGATCCGGTTCACCTGCTTGGCCTGCAGCGCCTGCACGGCCTTGGCCATCGCCAGGTAGGTCTTGCCCGTGCCCGCGGGACCGACACCGAAGACGACCGTGTGCTTGTCGATCGCGTCGACGTAGCGCTTCTGGTTCAGCGTCTTCGGCCGGATGGTCCGGCCGCGCCGGGACAGGATGTCCATGCTGAGCACGTCAGCGGGAGACTCGGAGGCGCCCGCGGAGAGCATGGCGACCGTGCGCCGGACCGTGTCCGGCCCGACCTGCTGGCCGCGGTCGGCGAGGGTCACCAGTTCGGCGAAAACGCGCTCGGCGAACGCCACGTCGGCGGGGTCGCCGGTCAGGGTGATCTCGTTGCCCCGCACGTGCACATCGGCGTCGAGAAGCTCTTCCGCGGCGCGGAGGTTCTCGTCACGAGTCCCGAGTAGCACGAGCGCTGCGGTGTCGGGGACCTCGAAATTCGACTGTGCCCGCTGCGCTGGGGTCGCCGCGGCTTGTGCGGCTTCTGCGGCTTGTGCGGAATGCTGCGGAACGGTTCCGGCCACGTGGCCTCTGGCCTGCTTTCTGCGCGGCTGCGCTGCTCGTGTTACTGGTCTCGCGTGTCGATGTTATCGGCATCCGCACCTGCGGGCAGGTGCGTTTATCCTGACGCACCCGTATAACGCCCGAAGAACCCGAGCTGTTCCCCTCCGAGCACGTGTGCGTGCACGTGAAATACGGTCTGACCTGCGTCCGCGCCGGTGTTGAACACGACACGGTAGCCATCGCCCAGCCCCTCCAGCTCCGCCACCCTGGCCGCTGTGGCCACCACGTCGGCGAGCAACTGGGGATCGGCGGCGGCGAGTTCGGCCACGTCTCGGTACCGGGTCTTGGGCACGACGAGAACGTGGGTGCTGGCCTGCGGGTTGATGTCACGGAACGCCAGCGTCGTCTCGGTCTCGTGCACGATGTCGGCGGGCAGTTCCCTGGCGATGATCTTCTCGAACAAGGTCTCCGCGTCGCTCATTGCTCTCCCACCTTCCGCAGGCGACGTGCGGCATGGTACGTGATCAACACCGCGCGCGCTCAGACCCGAGACCGGCACGGGGGACACGGATCGGTATCCAGGCCCTGCTGCAGCGCCATCCGTTCGAGCAACGCGGTCAGCCGGGTACGTTCTCCCGCGTCGAGCGCGGCGCAGATGTCGTCCTCGTGTGCGGCCGCGGCCTCTCGCACCCTGGCGAGCAGCGTGTGAGCCTTGCCGGTTAGGTGCAGGGCGTGGTTGCGACGGTCCTTGGGACACCGCCGCCGGTCCACCAGGCCCCTGGCGTCCAGGCTGTCGATGAGCGCGACGACCCGGCTGGGCACCACCCCCAACTCGGCGGCCAGCGAGCGCTGGCTGCGTCCTGGCTCGCAGGCGATCATCCGCAACAACACGATGTCAGGAAGTGTCAGGCCCAGCTCACCAGCACGTTCGGCGAACCGGCTCCGCGCATGCGCACCGAGCTGGGCGAGCAGGAAGGCCGCGGTCCTGGTCGGGAAATCCGCGACCGCCGCCCGGTCTTCGTCCGCCGTGGTCACGCAGCGCACCCTACCGTACCGGTGAGTAACCCAACCGTAGCCGAGGCGCCCCGAACCTGCCTCGCGCGCTGTCACGTTACTCGGCCACGCCGTGTCTTGAGGTTGAACACCAAACCGGCAAGGGAGGACTCATGGACCTCGCACTGTGGATCTCCGCAGGGCTGCTCGCCGCCGTCGCACTGGTCGGCGGTATCAGCAAGACCTTCGTACCCAAGGAAAAGCTGGCGGGAGCCGCGGGCGGGCGCTGGACCGCCAACGCGAGCCGCGGCTTCATCAAGACCCTCGGCGTCCTGGAGTTGCTGGCCTCGGTCGGGCTGATCCTGCCCGCCTTGGTCGACATCGCACCGATCATGGTGCCGGTAACCGCCGTGTGCTGGGCGTTGCTGATGGTCGGCGCGGTAAGCACCCACGTGCGGTACCGCGACGGCGCGAAGTTCGTGGTGGCGACCTCGGCCTATCTCGCCCTCGCCGCGTTCGTCGCGTGGGGACGCTTCGGCCCGGAGTCCTTCATCGCCTGACCGACGCCCCCGACGAAGCCGTGAACAGCCTGGGCATGCGAAGCACCGTACCGGGGAGTAACCATTCTGTGCCGTGAATTGCCGTCGTCGCACGCACTATCCGAACGACCCATAACCCGCGAGGAATGTTCATCATGGTGAACCATTCGATTTATGGAATGAATTCCGCTCGCCTCGACCTTCTGAACACAGTGGACTACTTGAGCGTAGGTAAGGGTTGCGGCGAACCAGTTTGAGGCGCCGCGGGGCGGTGAAGCCTGGGGGTCGCTTCACCCGCCGCCGCGGCTCCGCCGGACCGAGGGGGAGGTGTCCGGCGGGGTCGTCGACACCCGAGAACTTCTCGCGTGCCCGATCGTGGCAAGAGTACGGGCAGCGACGGCAGTGGCGCCAGGAAACGCGTCGAAAAGCGGAGAAAATGTCGCGGGCGTTTCAGTCGAATGCGTCCGTTCGGCCTATCGCCAGCGCGCGGTCAGGGCACCGAGCGCACCCAGCGCGACGGTGGCGGCCGTGGACGCGCGCAGCACAGTCGGGCCCAGCCGCGCCCTGATCGCGCCCACGGCGACCAGTGTGTCGACCTCCTCCTCGGTTACGCCACCCTCCGGCCCCACCACCAGGACAAACTCGCCGCGCTCCGGCAGCTCAACCTCGGCGAGGGTCCGCTCCGCGCCCGCGTCGAGCACCACCGCACCCGCCGCCCGCGACACCAGCTCGGCGAGCCCATCGGTGTCCACCGGTTCGCTCACCGTCGGCACCCGGCCACGACGCGCCTGCTTCGTGGCGACTCTGGCCGCGTTGCGCCAGCGGCCCAATGCCTTGGCGCCCCTGGCACCCTCCTCCCAGCGAGCGATGCTGCGCGCCGCACGCCAAGGTACGACCGCATCCGCGCCTGCCTCGGTGGCCAACTCGACGGCCAGCTCACCTCGGTCACCCTTGATCAGCGCCTGCGCGACCGTCACGAGCAGCGCGGGAGGCTGCTCCAGCCGCCGTCGCGTCACCAGCAGCTCCAGTGAGGGAGCCCTGCCAGGCCTTATCGACTCCACGACACACTCGGCGAGGGCGCCCTCGCCGTCACACAGCGCCAGCCGCTCCCCCTGCCGCATGCGTCGCACGGTGACGGCGTGGCGTGCCTCCTCGCCGTCCAGCACCGCATGCGGGCCCTCGGGCAGCGTCGCCACCAGGAAGACCGGAGGCGTCGCGTCGGGCATCAGCGGCTCTTGGCGCGCAGCTTCGAGAACAGGCCGCCCTGCTTGTGGCCGTTGCCCGCCAGCGACGGCGCTTCCTCACCACGGATCTGCGCGAGCTGACGCAACAACTCCGCCTGCTCCTCGTCCAGCTTGGTCGGCACGACGACATCGATGTGCACGTGCAGGTCACCCCTGCCGTCGACGCGGCCGGACGAGCGCAGCCTCGGCATGCCCATGCCGGTGAGCAGCAACTCGGCGTTCGGCTGGGTCCCCGGCTCGATGTCGATGTCCTGCACCCCGTCGACGAGGGTCTCCAGCGGAACGGTGGCACCGAGCGCGGCACTCGTCATCGGGATGCGCAGATGACAGTGCAGGTCGTTGCCCTCCCTGACGAAGACCTCGTGCGGAGCCTCGTCGATCTCCACGTACAGGTCACCCGCGGGGCCACCGCCAGGGCCTACCTCGCCCTGCCCGGAAAGCCGGATGCGCATGCCGTCGCCAACACCCGGCGGGATCTTCGCGGTCACGTTGCGCCGCGCCCGCACCCGGCCGTCACCGCCGCACTGCTGGCACGGGTCGGTGATGACCTCGCCGAAGCCGCGGCACACCGGGCACGGCCTCGCGGTAACCACCTGCCCGAGGAAGGAACGTTGCACCGACTGAATCTCGCCCTGCCCACCGCAGGTGTCGCAGGTGGTGACGGTGCCACCCTCCGCGGTGCCCGCGCCGCGGCAACGGTCGCACAGGATCGCCGTGTCGACGGCGATCTCCTTGTCCACGCCCGTCGCGCACTCCTCCAGTGTCAGGCTCAGCCTGATCAGCGCGTCCGAGCCCGGCTGAACACGGCTGCGCGGACCCCTGCCCCTGCCACCACCGGTGGCGGCGCCGAAGAAGGCATCCATGATGTCGCCGAGCCCGCCGAAACCAGCGAAAGGGTCGCGCCCGCCCGCGCTCGCGCCGTTGTCCAGCGGGTCGCCACCGAGGTCGACCACCTTGCGCTTCTGTGGATCGGACAGCACCTCGTAGGCGGTGGTGACCTCGCTGAAGCGGTGCTGCGCGTCCTCGGACGGGTTGACATCAGGGTGCAGCTCACGCGCGAGCTTGCGGTATGCGCGCTTGATCTCCTGATCGGTCGCGTTCTTCGACACCCCGAGGATGCCGTAGTAGTCCCTGGCCACCGTCTTGCCGTCCTCCTAGAAACGCCTACTTGCCGGACAGGATCTGGCCCACGTAGTTGGCCACAGCACGCACCGCCGCGATCGTGCCCGGATAGTCCATCCTGGTGGGGCCGACGACACCCATGCCCCCCATCAAGATCTCGTCCGAGCCGTAGCCGATCGACACCACCGACGTACTGCGCATCTGCTCGTCCTCATTCTCCTCCCCGATCCGCACCGTGATCGCACCGGGGTTACGCGCGGCGGCGAGCAGTTTCAACACCACCACCTGCTCCTCCAGGGCTTCCAGCACCTGCCGCAGCGAGCCAGGGAAGTCGGCGACGTTGCGCGTCAGGTTGGCGGTACCACCGAGCACCAGGCGTTCCTCCGGGTGCTCCACCAGGGACTCCACGAGCACGGTGCACACCCGTGTCATGGCGTCCCGCAGTTCGGTTGGGGCGTGCTCGGGCAGTTCGGACACCTTCGCGGCGGCCTCGGCGAGCCGGTGCCCCTGCAGCGCCGAGTTCAGCACGTCACGAAGCCGGGCCACCGAATCGTCGCTGATCACGTCCCCGAGGTCGACGATCCGCTGGTCGACGCGGCCGGTGTCGGTGATGAGCACGAGCATGAGCCGGGCAGGGGTGAGCAGGACCACCTCCACGTGCCGCACCGTGGAGTTGGTCAGTGTCGGGTACTGCACCACCGCCACCTGCCGGGTCAGCTGTGCCAGCAGCCGCACCGACCGCCTGAGGACGTCGTCGAGATCGAGCGCACCCTCTAGGAACTGCCCGATCGCCCGCCGCTCGGCGCTGGAAAGCGGCTTGACCTCGGAAAGTTTGTCCACGAACAGCCGGTAGCCCTTGTCCGTGGGGATACGGCCCGCGCTGGTGTGCGGCTGGGTGATGTAGCCGTCCTCCTCGAGGGCGGCCATGTCGTTGCGAACGGTGGCACTCGACACGCCCAGGTTGTGCCGGTCGACCAACGCCTTCGAACCGACCGGCTCGTGGTTGGACACGTAGTCGGCAACGATGGCGCGCAACACCTCGAAGCGACGCTCGTCAGCGCTGGCCACCGGCGTCTCCTCTCGTCGTCAACTCGACCTGCCCATGCCTGGCTGACGACGAGTTTACGTTCTTACAGCCGCTGTGGAGCAGTCCCTGCGCACGGCAGCGGGCTCCGTGTGCCACCACGCCCGGCAGCACCGGTGATCTCGCTCACAGAACAGTGGGTGAAGGTCAGCGGTCCGGCCGGTGAGTTTCACGGACTTCCCGGTCGGCCACGGCGACGGACTCACCGAGTATTCGCAGCGCTTGCCCGGTTTCCTCGGCCGTCAGCGTCATCGGCGGCGCGAGCCGGATGACGTTGCCGTGCAACCCACCCTTGCCCACCAGCAGGCCGCGCGACTTGGTCTCCTCCAGCACGATTCCCGCTGCCCGCTCGCTGGGTTGGCTGCCGCCGGGTACGACGAGTTCAAGGCCGATCATCAATCCCTTGCCTCGCACATCGCCCACCACGGCGTGCGCGTCGCCGATGTCGCGCAACCCGCGAAGCAGCCGCTCGCCGAGTTCGGCCGCGTTGGCCTGCAGGTCGTTGTCCAGCAAGTAGTCCAGCGTCGCCATGGCCGCGGCCGTGGCGAGCGGGTTGCCGCCGAAGGTGGAGATGGAGTTGGCCCGAAGGCAGTCCATGATCTCGCGGCGGGCGATCACCCCGCCCATGGCGAGGCCGTTACCGACGCCCTTGGCGAAGGTCATGATGTCCGGTGTCACGCCGTGGGCCTCGATGCCCCAGAAGTGCTCGCCGGTACGCCCCCAACCGGTCTGCACCTCGTCGGAGACGAGCAGGATGCCCTCCTCGTCAAGGACCTGCTTGAAGGCTTTGAACAACCCGTCAGGCGGCACGTTGAACCCGCCCACACCCTGGATCGGCTCCGCGATCAGCGCGGCGACGTCGCCCGAGGTCGTGGTGGCCAGTACGTCGCGCAGGTCCTGGACACAGGCGGCGATGTACTCGGCGTCGGAGTAGCCGGAGAACGGCCCTCGGTAGCGGTAACCGCCGTGTACGTAACTCACCTTCACGGGAGAAAGCGAACTGGCCGACCAGCCCCGGTTGCCGGTCACACCCACGGTGCCGAAGGCTCTGCCGTGGTAGGAGTTGCGCAGCGCCAGCACCTGATTGCTGCGGCGGTACTGCGTCGCCAGCATGAGCGCCGTCTCGTTGGCTTCCGTGCCGGAGTTGGTGAAGAACACCTTGGCGTCGGGGATGCCGGACAGCTTCGCTATCCGCTCGGCAAGCTCAACCTGGTTGCGGATGAGGTACAGCGTGGAAGTGTGCAGCACTCCGGTGTCGAGCTGGGCTCGCACCGCGTCGGAGACCTCGGCGATGTCGTAGCCCAGCGCGTTGGTGAGGATGCCCGCGAAAAAGTCCAGGTAGCCGCGACCCCGCGAGTCGGTCACGTGCCGCCCGCTCGCGCGGACGATCTCGATGGGGTCGGAGTAGTACAGCGTCAGCCA harbors:
- a CDS encoding isoprenyl transferase is translated as MRRRGREAAKPRMELREPDPHPSGARPPRIPPELVPNHVALVMDGNGRWANQRGLPRIEGHKRGEAVMIDVASGAVELGVKWLSVYAFSTENWKRSPEEVRFLMGFNRDTIRRQVDYLGSIGVRIRWAGRKPRLWQSVVKELQAAEEKTKHNTRLNMTMCVNYGGRAEIGDAARRIAVLAAEGKLDPNKVDERTIAKYLYQPEMPDVDLFLRPSGELRTSNFMLWQSAYAEFVFQDTLFPDFDRTKLWDACVEYAKRDRRFGAAVDAAVKAGAQGGKR
- the recO gene encoding DNA repair protein RecO, which translates into the protein MSLYRDTGVVLRVHKLGEADRIITLLTRRHGKVRAVAKGVRRTTSRFGARLEPFGHVDVQFYTGRTLDVITQVETVDAFALPIVGDYQRYTAASAITETADRLTAEEGEPVLKLYLLVTGALRALAGGQRDASLVLDAFFLRAMSFAGWAPAITECARCGEPGPHGAFNIQAGGSLCARCRVPGSVHPSPEVLVLLAALLHGDWPVAEESAAGVRRDVSGLVAAHLQWHLERQLKSLPLVERRAREAPITGRLGSDPVSGDTEVTRAAQGTRGRETADGVAGA
- the era gene encoding GTPase Era, which gives rise to MNEGSRISEGGTAGPGTAEATGHDATGTAVHRSGFACFVGRPNAGKSTLTNALVGSKIAITSSKPQTTRHAIRGIVHREDAQLIIVDTPGLHRPRTLLGQRLNDLVRSTWSEVDVVGFCVPADERVGPGDRFIAGELAKIARRTPVLGIVTKTDLVTPERVAEQLVALQEVMDFADLVPVSAVDGFQVDKLADLLVARLPEGPQLYPGGDLTDEPEQTLVAELIREAALEGVRDELPHSIAVTIEEMHPREGRDDLVDVYAHLYVERPSQKGIVLGHRGARLKEVGAKARRHIEALLGSRVYLDLHVKVAKDWQRDPKQLRKLGF
- a CDS encoding IS110 family transposase, producing the protein MGVGIDWAESFHDVALGRPDNGIVEQFRIDHTAAGVGRLIARCLELETDPADVRVVLETRHGVLVEALTDAGFTVLPVNPDLVARRRGPAKKKDDAEDARICCLLALDQFLELRKLIPHGNLAGELRSIARDDERAARDQRRLLNRLRADLLATFPAALTIAGDDLGSPVMLKLLATWPTHAQLAGAGTDAIESFARSSRHGWPDRFAARVADALTVEQLPVRDYLIRAKATTISLTATQLLALREARKSWERRMAELLLGDTRYGRAKQPRNPDPGKAIPGGDIYLSFPGLGDILAARIAGEIGDHIEQFDTPNGLQCYAGTAPVTRRSGRSELVIARRLAHNRYLGTAVHQWAFCTLTTSTWAREFYDRKITAGKAHHSALRALANRWLEILWHCLTKGIRYDEAVHIRNRSKTLQTATAA
- a CDS encoding cytidine deaminase translates to MPDLDPEDEKIIILARSARARVQAEEGAAVRDVDGRTYAAATVELPSLKLTALQAAVAAAVSSGAEGLEAAAVVTDAAAVGDLSVRAVRELTPDAPILRADAAGELRETIR
- a CDS encoding hemolysin family protein — its product is MSSSATFLVVAVLLVLLGGSFAAADAAVSTASLARAEGLVRAGRAGSRQLVAVLKERSRHINLLLLLRMGAELTATVFVTVVSLRWFDQVWLAVLVAGLVMVLVSYVIVGVGPRTVGRQHPYRVGLAVAGPVRVLGKVLGPLSRLLIVLGNAITPGRGFREGPFTTEDELRELVDLAGERGVVGTDEREMIHSVFELGDTVAREVMVPRTEIVWIEQGKTVRQALALSMRTGFTRLPVIGESVDDIVGIVNLKDLVGASMADGGTARQVSELMSQATFVPDSKRLDNLLKEMQVSRTHMVIAVDEYGGTAGLLTIEDIIEEIVGEITDESDTEETPPVEVVDDHVVRVSARLGVDDLGELFGVDLSDHDVETVGGLLAQRLGRVPLPGAEAEVEGLRLRAEGGKDRRGRMRITTVVVRTADGHRIGPNTATRTDEQDERDRRVEHA
- the ybeY gene encoding rRNA maturation RNase YbeY, producing MSIEIANESGVNVDEVSIVSAARFALDQMEVSPLAELSVLLVTLDVMEELHERWMDLPGPTDVMAFPMDELESTRRPDAAEASPALLGDIVLCPAFAKEQARSAGHSLLDELHLLTVHGVLHLLGYDHAEPAEEQEMFALQKRILGDFRAAVAQVQRRDAQRDNDERLLGAAGLDGRPEPEAP